TTCATAAGGCAAAGATATTTCTAAAAGGAAATAAAATGTAGTTTATTAAGCTATGGAAATCCATACCTGAAAAATCATACTTATCCTCATAAATAATCTTAAGGAAAGCCGCTATCAGCTTCTAAATCAAATTATTTCGCTGTGCTTTTTGAACTGCTTCTAGCTTTGAATGTACTTGCAACTTAGCGTAAATATTTTCAATATGTTTGCGTATAGTAGAAGGTGACAAAAATAAATTTTCCGCTATAACTGTGTAACTCAACCCTTGGGCCAACTGCTCTAGCACAATGACTTCCCTTGGAGAGAGATTGATTTGCTCTGCATTTTTCTCATCAAAATTAATCGGGTTTCGTAGTAATTTAAGAGTCTTCAAAGCAATGGAGGGATTCATAGCTGCACCCCCATGTAATGTTTCTATTATGCCATTGAACAATAAATGTGGATTAATGTCTTTCAACAAATAACCATCGGCTCCGGCTTTAATAGCATTAAATATGTGCTCGTCATTATCAAAAACCGTGAGCATAATAATTTTGATATGGGGATACTTTTGTTTAACAATCTTAGTTGCTTCTATGCCATTCATTTTAGGCATTTCGATATCCATTAAGATCAATTCCACGCGACTGCTATCGTCTAATTTCTCTAATAAATCCTTTCCGCTACTCGCTGTAAATTTTATTTGAATTTCTTCAAAAAAAGACAATTTCTCCTTTATGGATTGAATCAAAAAACTGTTATCATCTACTATAGCTATTTTCATTGGTAGGTTAGTGCGATTTTATATTCCATGATGATACAAATATTTACTCAGGAACAATTAAGATTTCTAAATTAGAATTATGATTGTGACAGTAATATAAAAATAGCGCGAATTACATAGATCCAAAATAGGGCAATTGCCTTATTCGTTCACTGGCACTACTAATTGTACTTTAGTGCCTGGTTTTTGGTTCAAGATTGACAACTGACCTTCTATTTCCTCTGCTCTTTTTCTCATGTAATTCAATCCGTTGCCGATTTCTCGATTTTCCTTTTCAAAAATATCAAAGCCTTTCCCATCGTCAATAATTTCTACCACAACTTCATGAGAGTTTTGAATGAAATTGACTGTAATTTTTTGAGGATGTGAATGCTTTATGGCATTATTTACTGCTTCCTGTATGATACGATATACGTTAATTCCTTGCAACGAATTAAATGCCACACCTTCCTGTTTATTCCTAAAATTAACCTCGATTTCAATTCCCATTAAAGAAGCTTTGGCCGCCTCCATGAAATTAGTAATACGCGATTTTAGATCTTCAAGGGTTATTTCATCTTTATTCATGGCCCAAATGGTATCACGTAGATCTGTGATGGTACTTCTGGTGAAGGCAGCTATGCTTTCAAATTTAGGATAAATGAAGTCTTTGCTGAACTCATAATACTTCAGGTTGTCCAGTGAAGAGATAATAAATGTTAATTGGGAACCGATATTATCATGTAAGTCCTTTGAAATAGTTAGACGTTGCTCTTGTAAATTATTCTGGTTTTCTATTCGTACCAATGCCTCTTTTAACTGGTTTTCTTTAACGATTTGCTTGTTCCGCTGTTTCTGTTGTTTATACACTGCAAATCCAAAAATTGAGACTAAGAAAGCTAGACCAAAGGCAGAAATAAGCCAGTTAGTTCTATTTTTAATTTCCACCTCCTTTGTAAGGATGTCTGTTTGTATTTCAGCCAAAAGTTTTTCTTTCTTTTCCGTTTCAAACTGGATTTGCAACTCTTCTATTCGGCTGTTCACCTTTAGGCTGTTACTGCTATCTTTCAGGCTTTGAAATCTCTCTTTCCAGCGATAAGCATTTTCGTAATCCGATAAACTGAGGTAGGTGTTAGCGATCTGTTCATAGCAATATTGTTCCAGATGTTGGTATTTAAATTGCTTTGCCAGACTGGCACAACGCTTAAAATTTTCAAGCGCTTCTTTATATTTCTGTTCCAGCACTAAAATTTCAGCCTTTTGCACATAATTTACAGTAATGCCATAATTATCCGCTATTTCATTTCGGATGACCAAAGAAGTATCCAAATAGACCTTTGCATATCTATAGTTTTTCATTTCAGCAAAAGTGTTTGCAATATTGGCGTAGCTGTACCCCAGACCTGTGCTATCCTTCAGGGCCTTTTTGATTCGTAAAGATTTTTTCTGGTAGAGTAAGGCGCTGTCATTTTTTCCAATC
This is a stretch of genomic DNA from Marivirga harenae. It encodes these proteins:
- a CDS encoding response regulator, translated to MKIAIVDDNSFLIQSIKEKLSFFEEIQIKFTASSGKDLLEKLDDSSRVELILMDIEMPKMNGIEATKIVKQKYPHIKIIMLTVFDNDEHIFNAIKAGADGYLLKDINPHLLFNGIIETLHGGAAMNPSIALKTLKLLRNPINFDEKNAEQINLSPREVIVLEQLAQGLSYTVIAENLFLSPSTIRKHIENIYAKLQVHSKLEAVQKAQRNNLI
- a CDS encoding tetratricopeptide repeat-containing sensor histidine kinase, coding for MRFCWILFFILASFPAFSQKEATYLDSLTQSAKKLSVEKQLELITQVPYGQFVAEVEKAEKLFQKAEQIAIELNDSISLGDVVFKQGQLKAYQNKIDESLALSLRAIKIFEEIGDIGKAGIAYGGLGYNLKSNNLGKAQQYMQMSIKLLEEVNDSVGINPVYDNYGVVLNMIGKNDSALLYQKKSLRIKKALKDSTGLGYSYANIANTFAEMKNYRYAKVYLDTSLVIRNEIADNYGITVNYVQKAEILVLEQKYKEALENFKRCASLAKQFKYQHLEQYCYEQIANTYLSLSDYENAYRWKERFQSLKDSSNSLKVNSRIEELQIQFETEKKEKLLAEIQTDILTKEVEIKNRTNWLISAFGLAFLVSIFGFAVYKQQKQRNKQIVKENQLKEALVRIENQNNLQEQRLTISKDLHDNIGSQLTFIISSLDNLKYYEFSKDFIYPKFESIAAFTRSTITDLRDTIWAMNKDEITLEDLKSRITNFMEAAKASLMGIEIEVNFRNKQEGVAFNSLQGINVYRIIQEAVNNAIKHSHPQKITVNFIQNSHEVVVEIIDDGKGFDIFEKENREIGNGLNYMRKRAEEIEGQLSILNQKPGTKVQLVVPVNE